GAACCCCAATGATTCCCAACAACAACAAGATTAAGGGCTGCAAGAGAATAAAGCTCGCAGCAATGATCCAAAATAGTCGCCCGAACTTTCGACTTTTTGCATACGATACAATAACCCCCGCCCCTTGTCCTACATACAGGATGGAGAGGCTGAAAAACAGATTGATTCCCGCGATACGCACAAGATGGGAGGGAATCGCAATCAAGGCCAGCGAGAGAATAAGAAAGAAAATCATTGGATCCCAAAGGACCCAGCGGTCGATTCCATAACCAAAACCCGCAGCTGTCTTTCTTGACAAAATTCCCTTGACCATCCCCATCAATATCAGTGCTGTAAGAAAAACGGTTGCCACAAAAACTCCAGGAACAAGGGACAAGAAAGACAAGAACAGCTCTGGCTCCATTTTCAGAATCAAGTTCTGGTCCACAACCGGAATCGGGGATGGGGAATTCTGAAGATAAAGATGAACAACCTGATCAAATGACTGATAAAGCTCTTGCCGCAATCTTTCCAGAATCTTTCCCCCTGTCCGAAAATAGAAAAAACCCAATACGAAGGAGAAAAAGGCAATCATCTGGAGAGATATCGCAAAGAGAGAGGAAGAAAAGTTCTTGTGCCGACGGACGAGCTCCCCGGCTAAAACACCAGACATCCCTGCCCAAGCGATATACAATAATAAAGAAAGCGGATTCCGGGTGAGAAGTTCAACCACGAGTCCGGAAAGAACCATCGCACCAACACCCAGCTGATATCGATGGTACGCAATTTGTGCCAACGCCAGAGGGACCCCCGAAAACATGGCCACAAAATATCCAGCCCTCGGAAAAAAGAAGACCCCTACAAAGAGCGCTGCCGATGTGGAGGTCGTCAGAAGAAGTGGCACAAAAGGGAATGACGTTTTCAGGTCTACTTTTCCTCGGAAAAAGCAAAAAAGGCGACATTTCGCCCTTGCTTGATCGCTGCCGCAAGCCCCCTCTGATGTCGGGAGCAGGTTCCCGAAAGTCTCCGCGGAATAATCTTTCCTCTTTCCGTCAGAAATCCTTTCATCGTATTGATATCCTTGTAATCAATTTCGAGTTTTTCAATACAAAACCTGCACACTTTTTTCCGCTGAAATGACCTTGCCGGGGAACTCATTGTCTTACCTCCTGCCACTCTATAAAAGAGTAATACCGTTTATTTGTGATGACTCATGACGAAAAACATTAAAAAGGAATATCTCCGTCACTCTCTGCTTCGCCCGAAAATCCCTGAAAACCTGTTTCTTCCTGAAGAGAGCTCGTGGGAGAAGAAGAAGATCGTCGATTGGGACCGACAAAGGTGATCGATTGCGTCACCACTTCGACCTTGCTCCGTTTCTGGCCTTCCTGCTCCCATCGACGTTGCTGCAAGCGCCCTTCGACAAGAACCGGAGACCCTTTTTCCAGATAGTTTTTCACCAGGTCAGCCTGTTTTCCGAACGTGACCACATCGATATAGGAGACATCTTCCCGGGTCTCGTTTTCCTGTCGATACCGATTATTGATCGCCAGTGTGAAAGACGCCACAGGAGCACCATCCCGGGTAAAACGAACTTCCGGATCCCTGGTCAGATTCCCCATCAGGATGACCTTGTTGTAGTTACTCAAACAGCCTCTCCCTCTCTCACAGGCCTGGCATGTTCAGATTTTTCTTCTCCTGTCCCTTCCGAGGATGGAAGGACAAGCTTGTTCTTCCGGACCACCATTGTTTTAATGATTCGCTCATCCAGACGGGCTTGCCGGTCGAATTCTGCAATATCTTCAGACTTCTGGAATTCGATAAAAAACACAACATATTCTGCCCGGCGCTCTTTTTTCAGTTCGTAGGACAGACGCCTTTTCCCCATCTTCTGGACATGATGAACCGTTCCCTCGCGGGAAACAACAAGATTCTGAAACTTTGCGAGGACCGACGCAATCTCTTCATCTGATAGGTTTGACTTGATCAGGAGTACACACTCATAAAATGCCATCAGAAACCTTTCCGGGACATTCTCCCATTACACGTGGAAACGGAAATACACTACATCTCCGTCTTGAATGGGATACTCTTTCCCTTCAAGACGAAGAAGTCCTTTTTCCTTGACGGCCTTTTCGGATCCTAAACGGTCCAGATCGTCAAATTTCATCACTTCTGCCCGAATAAAACCCCTCTCGATGTCCGAGTGAATTTTTCCGGCAGCTTTTGGAGCCAGCGTGCCATGCGGCACGGTCCAGGCTCTCACCTCATCTTCTCCTGCGGTCAGAAACGTGACAAGACCAAGAATACTGTATCCCATATGAACAATTCTTTCGAGCCCCGACTCCTTCATGCCGAGCTCATCAAGAAATGCTCGACGCTCTTCCGGAGGAAGAGCCGAGATTTCTGACTCAATGCGGGCAGAGACAGTGAGAAGCACAGCGTTTCTTTTCTCTACCGCTTTCAAGAGACGATCAAGGACTTCTGACCCAATTTCCGACAAGTCATCCGACACATTTGCAACATATAAAACTGGTTTCTGTGTGAGAAGTCCCAGTGTATTCCTAAATTCCTGTTTCTCAGGCTCAAGGTCCAGAAGTCGGGCGGGCAATCCTTTTTCCAGATGATTTTTTATTTCCTGCAGGGCCTCTTTCTGGGATAAAAGATCCTTGGAGCCGCTTTTTGCAGTTTTTTCAAGCTTTTGCAGACGTGTCTCAATGGATCCCAAATCGGCAAGAACCAGTTCGGTTTCTATCACTTCCAAGTCCGAAACAGGATCAATTTTCCCGTGGACATGGATGATGTCCGGATCGTCAAAAACCCTGACCACCTGAATAATGGCATCCACACTGCGGATATGCCCGAGAAACTGATTTCCCAGTCCTTCACCCGAACTGGCTCCCCTCACAAGACCTGCAATATCCACTATCTCGACAAATGTCGGGGTCGTTTTTTTCGGGTGGTAAAGATCTTCCAGCCTTTGTAACCGTTTATCCGGGACAGGAACGACCCCCACGTGCGGATCAATGGTGCAAAAAGGAAAATTTGCAACCTGAGCGCTTCCTGATGTCAAAGCATTAAAGAGTGTTGATTTTCCAACATTCGGCAAACCAACAATTCCACACTGAAAACCCAATACTCAGTCCTCACCCGAAGTGATGCGCTTTGGCATCAGTTCGCAATCTGACACGAAATGAATTCTAAAGGGCGGGCTCGGATTTTTTTCCCTCCAGGGAAAAAAGCCATCGGTCCACGATGTCGAAAAAGGGTTGTCTGGCCTTTTCAAGCAAACGGGATTCTTCCGGATGGAGAGAGCCCAAAACATAATCGGAAGGGTCCTGTCCTTCGATTGGCCTCCCGATACCAATTTTTATTCTCGAAATCCGGTCGCCACCCAAAGCATCAATGATGGAAGAAAGACCTTTCTGCCCACCCGACCTCCCTTTTTCCCGAAATCTTAACGCCCCCAGGGGAATATCCATGTCGTCAAGAATGACCAGAAGGTCCTCTGGCAGGTGAACACCCTTCATTCGAAGCCAGGGGATGACTTTTCCCGACAGGTTCATATATGTCAAGGGAAAAACCAGAATCAGCTTCTCGCCCTTCCATTCCCCTTCACCCCACTGCGCAATGGGCTTCTGGTGATTCAGGGGGATCCCCACTCTTTCTGAAAGAGAGTCCAGAAAGATCTTGCCAGCATTATGTCGGGTGCGCTCATACTCCCGACCAGGGTTCCCCAAGCCTACAATCGCCTTTGTTCCCATAGAGCTGTCCGGAGTTTTTTATTTCTTGACGGGTTCCGCCGTTGTGCTTTCGACTGTCTCGGCAGGGGCCTCCGTTCTTGGTGGAAGGATATGAACGAGAACCGTATCCGGACTGTCGAGTACCCTCAGCCCCGGCATGGCAGGAAGATCTCTGACATGAAAGGACTCGTTCATGGCCAGAGACGACGCATCCACTTTAAGATGATCGGGCATCGCAGCAGGAAGACACTCAACCGTGATCTCCCGGACATGATGTTCAAGTACGCCTCCCAGCTTGACGCCTGCCGGAGTCTCACCGATGATCTCAACCGGAACCTTGTTCCGAACAAGGTCTTTTTCAGAAAGCTCAAAAAAATCGAGGTGCATAATCCTCCCGGTCAGAGGATCTCTCTGAACATCCCGGATTAATGCCATGACGGATCCCTTGCCATCGGAGGTCCCGGTGACCTTCAGGCGGAAAATGGCGTGGCTTCCTGCATGGGAATGAAAAGCTTTCTGGACATGAGCCAGATTCAAGGAAAGCGAAGTCGCCTTTCCGCGGCTATAGAGCACTGCCGGAATCTGACCTGCCATTCTGAGACGACGGGCAATCCCTTTCCCATTGGACGAACGAAATTCTGCATCGAGTTCAACGTTTTGCATGACAAGACCCTTTCCCCATTTTCAGGACCCAATTCCATCTGTCAAGAATATAACCCACAGACTTAAATGAATAACGAACTCACAGATTCTTCTTCATGAATCCGTTTGATGGCTTCTCCAAGAAGTGGCGCCACTGAATATACGCGTATCTTGGAGCAAACTTCCTCTTTTCCCCTCAGAGGGATCGAATTTGTTACGATGATCTCATCCAGCATGGACTTATTAAGCCGCTCCAGTGCCGGTCCTGAAAGGACAGCATGCGTTGCGACAGCTATGACTCGCCTTGCACCTGCATCTATCGCTGCTGTGGCACCGTGGGTGATTGTTCCCGCCGTATCGATCATGTCATCAAGAATAATCGCCGTACGACCAACGACATCACCGATAATGTTCATCACCTGGGATTGATTTGGTCCTTCACGTCTCTTGTCGATAATCGCAAGCGGCACCTGAAGCCTTTTGGCAAAAGCCCTCGTTCGCTCCACTCCGCCGGCGTCCGGAGAGAGAAGGACAAGCTTCTCATCTCCCTGCGCCAACTTCCGGAGAGGCTCGATCAAGATTGGTGTCCCGTGCAGATGATCG
The sequence above is drawn from the Leptospirillum ferriphilum ML-04 genome and encodes:
- the rpsR gene encoding 30S ribosomal protein S18 gives rise to the protein MSSPARSFQRKKVCRFCIEKLEIDYKDINTMKGFLTERGKIIPRRLSGTCSRHQRGLAAAIKQGRNVAFFAFSEEK
- a CDS encoding single-stranded DNA-binding protein produces the protein MSNYNKVILMGNLTRDPEVRFTRDGAPVASFTLAINNRYRQENETREDVSYIDVVTFGKQADLVKNYLEKGSPVLVEGRLQQRRWEQEGQKRSKVEVVTQSITFVGPNRRSSSSPTSSLQEETGFQGFSGEAESDGDIPF
- a CDS encoding 50S ribosomal protein L25 — encoded protein: MQNVELDAEFRSSNGKGIARRLRMAGQIPAVLYSRGKATSLSLNLAHVQKAFHSHAGSHAIFRLKVTGTSDGKGSVMALIRDVQRDPLTGRIMHLDFFELSEKDLVRNKVPVEIIGETPAGVKLGGVLEHHVREITVECLPAAMPDHLKVDASSLAMNESFHVRDLPAMPGLRVLDSPDTVLVHILPPRTEAPAETVESTTAEPVKK
- the pth gene encoding aminoacyl-tRNA hydrolase; its protein translation is MGTKAIVGLGNPGREYERTRHNAGKIFLDSLSERVGIPLNHQKPIAQWGEGEWKGEKLILVFPLTYMNLSGKVIPWLRMKGVHLPEDLLVILDDMDIPLGALRFREKGRSGGQKGLSSIIDALGGDRISRIKIGIGRPIEGQDPSDYVLGSLHPEESRLLEKARQPFFDIVDRWLFSLEGKKSEPAL
- the ychF gene encoding redox-regulated ATPase YchF, producing MGFQCGIVGLPNVGKSTLFNALTSGSAQVANFPFCTIDPHVGVVPVPDKRLQRLEDLYHPKKTTPTFVEIVDIAGLVRGASSGEGLGNQFLGHIRSVDAIIQVVRVFDDPDIIHVHGKIDPVSDLEVIETELVLADLGSIETRLQKLEKTAKSGSKDLLSQKEALQEIKNHLEKGLPARLLDLEPEKQEFRNTLGLLTQKPVLYVANVSDDLSEIGSEVLDRLLKAVEKRNAVLLTVSARIESEISALPPEERRAFLDELGMKESGLERIVHMGYSILGLVTFLTAGEDEVRAWTVPHGTLAPKAAGKIHSDIERGFIRAEVMKFDDLDRLGSEKAVKEKGLLRLEGKEYPIQDGDVVYFRFHV
- a CDS encoding ribose-phosphate diphosphokinase, which produces MRPVKVFSGNANIPVALEISRYLGIDLGEATVSSFSDGEIRVRIDENVRGSDVFVIQSLSDPVNNNLMELLVMLDALKRASAKRITAVLPYYAYARQDRKDQPRVPITAKLVADLITTAGATRVLTLDLHTGQLQGFFNIPVDHLHGTPILIEPLRKLAQGDEKLVLLSPDAGGVERTRAFAKRLQVPLAIIDKRREGPNQSQVMNIIGDVVGRTAIILDDMIDTAGTITHGATAAIDAGARRVIAVATHAVLSGPALERLNKSMLDEIIVTNSIPLRGKEEVCSKIRVYSVAPLLGEAIKRIHEEESVSSLFI
- a CDS encoding DUF2232 domain-containing protein; the protein is MFSGVPLALAQIAYHRYQLGVGAMVLSGLVVELLTRNPLSLLLYIAWAGMSGVLAGELVRRHKNFSSSLFAISLQMIAFFSFVLGFFYFRTGGKILERLRQELYQSFDQVVHLYLQNSPSPIPVVDQNLILKMEPELFLSFLSLVPGVFVATVFLTALILMGMVKGILSRKTAAGFGYGIDRWVLWDPMIFFLILSLALIAIPSHLVRIAGINLFFSLSILYVGQGAGVIVSYAKSRKFGRLFWIIAASFILLQPLILLLLGIIGVLDVWVDFRKIRPAADDESTEA
- the rpsF gene encoding 30S ribosomal protein S6 is translated as MAFYECVLLIKSNLSDEEIASVLAKFQNLVVSREGTVHHVQKMGKRRLSYELKKERRAEYVVFFIEFQKSEDIAEFDRQARLDERIIKTMVVRKNKLVLPSSEGTGEEKSEHARPVREGEAV